The following are encoded together in the Chloroflexota bacterium genome:
- a CDS encoding phosphoribosylaminoimidazolesuccinocarboxamide synthase, with protein MENVIYTPEGYTDRIRQVLGNCLVETNHSQGEKSIGKVRDRYDLGDRLALITTDRQSAFDRVLAAIPFKGQVLNLTSAWWFEQTRHIVPNHVLSIPDPNVTIAKQCIVFPIEFVVRGYITGTTSTALWTVYKSGRREYCGIDLPEGLVKNQKLPSNYLTPTTKSEDHDRPISPDEIVSENWMTAADWEQCSRIALELFAFGQAKAAEHGLILVDTKYEMGRDENGEILLIDEIHTPDSSRYWIADTYQQRMREGREPDNVDKEFLRLWFTENCNPYEDEVLPPAPDDLVVELSRRYIYLYEKITGRSFEFPESDQPIETRLASNLQGIT; from the coding sequence ATGGAGAACGTCATTTACACCCCAGAGGGCTATACGGATCGAATACGACAAGTGCTCGGAAACTGCCTCGTTGAGACGAATCATTCTCAAGGTGAGAAGTCCATAGGCAAAGTACGGGATCGATACGATCTTGGAGACCGTTTGGCCCTCATCACCACCGACCGGCAGAGTGCATTCGACCGGGTGCTCGCCGCTATCCCCTTCAAAGGGCAGGTCCTCAACCTGACGAGCGCCTGGTGGTTTGAACAGACCCGCCATATCGTGCCAAATCACGTGCTATCCATTCCCGATCCAAACGTCACGATTGCCAAGCAATGCATCGTCTTCCCAATTGAGTTCGTGGTGCGTGGGTACATCACCGGAACCACGAGCACCGCCCTGTGGACGGTCTATAAGAGTGGCCGGCGCGAGTACTGCGGCATCGATCTGCCCGAAGGCCTGGTGAAAAACCAGAAGCTCCCGTCGAACTACCTCACACCGACCACCAAGTCGGAGGATCACGACCGTCCGATCAGCCCCGACGAGATCGTGTCCGAAAACTGGATGACGGCCGCCGATTGGGAACAATGCAGCCGCATCGCGCTGGAACTTTTCGCGTTCGGTCAAGCCAAGGCAGCCGAGCATGGCCTGATTCTTGTGGATACCAAATATGAGATGGGCCGTGACGAGAACGGTGAGATCCTTCTGATCGACGAGATCCACACCCCCGACTCCAGTCGTTACTGGATCGCCGACACCTATCAACAGCGCATGCGCGAGGGACGGGAACCCGACAACGTCGACAAGGAGTTCCTCCGGCTCTGGTTCACGGAGAACTGCAACCCCTACGAGGATGAGGTCCTCCCGCCGGCGCCGGACGACCTTGTCGTCGAGCTCTCACGACGCTACATCTACCTCTACGAGAAGATCACCGGTCGCTCCTTCGAGTTTCCAGAGTCGGACCAACCCATCGAGACGCGTTTGGCCAGCAACCTGCAAGGAATCACATGA
- a CDS encoding HAD family phosphatase, with protein sequence MKKYILFDHDGVLVETEFWYFKAGERALADIGFTMDRDQYLRDMTHGNATWAQAIAAGIDEQSIDRQREVRNAYYQEYLRTEDIEIDGVLETLDVLAGTYRMGIITTSKPDDFALIHKERAIVDYMEFYLARDDYERAKPHPEPYLKGLQRFGATAAETVVIEDSARGLESAIAAGIDCIVVANEFTASHDLSKATAKVATFRELPTAIKELAS encoded by the coding sequence GTGAAGAAATACATTCTCTTCGACCATGACGGGGTTCTGGTGGAAACCGAGTTCTGGTATTTCAAAGCCGGCGAGCGCGCCCTGGCTGACATCGGATTCACCATGGATCGAGATCAATACCTCCGAGACATGACCCACGGAAATGCCACCTGGGCCCAAGCCATAGCGGCAGGCATTGATGAACAGTCCATCGACAGACAGCGCGAGGTCCGTAACGCCTATTACCAGGAGTATCTTCGAACCGAAGACATCGAGATCGATGGAGTCTTGGAAACGCTGGACGTACTTGCAGGCACGTACCGGATGGGCATCATTACCACGTCCAAACCAGATGATTTCGCCCTCATACACAAAGAGCGAGCAATCGTGGACTATATGGAATTCTATTTGGCCAGGGATGACTACGAACGAGCCAAACCACATCCCGAACCCTACCTGAAAGGGCTCCAGCGCTTTGGCGCGACTGCCGCTGAAACGGTGGTCATTGAAGACTCGGCGAGAGGGTTGGAGTCGGCAATTGCGGCGGGTATTGACTGCATCGTGGTTGCGAACGAGTTCACGGCATCTCACGACTTGTCCAAAGCAACCGCCAAGGTCGCGACGTTTAGGGAATTGCCAACTGCTATAAAGGAATTAGCAAGCTAG
- a CDS encoding PIN domain-containing protein, which yields MILLDTDVLIDVALDRLPHSDPASELLDRIEHGAEAAYIAWHSASNFYYIVSPVLGGTSTREFIAELTRFVSVATTDTESVRYATALPMADFEDAIQVAAARACGARHIVTRNVADYERSPIRAISPQESLSELF from the coding sequence GTGATTCTCCTGGACACCGACGTGCTCATCGACGTCGCGCTCGACAGGCTTCCACACTCAGACCCGGCTTCCGAACTCTTGGATCGGATCGAGCATGGCGCAGAGGCCGCCTACATCGCGTGGCACTCCGCGTCGAACTTCTATTACATCGTCTCGCCAGTGCTCGGAGGCACAAGCACCCGAGAGTTCATTGCCGAGCTCACCCGCTTTGTATCGGTGGCTACCACCGACACGGAGAGTGTCCGGTATGCCACCGCGCTGCCAATGGCCGATTTCGAGGACGCCATACAGGTAGCCGCCGCCCGTGCCTGCGGGGCTCGCCATATCGTCACGAGGAATGTCGCGGACTACGAACGCTCCCCCATCCGTGCAATCAGCCCTCAGGAATCGCTCAGTGAATTGTTCTGA
- a CDS encoding DUF6364 family protein, with amino-acid sequence MKQKLTITVDAELLPAAKRYARSRGVSLSSLVEQSLREMAGGNMQSFSMRWRGKFRAAERHDDPRYDALAKKFLQ; translated from the coding sequence ATGAAGCAAAAGCTCACCATCACCGTGGACGCCGAGCTGCTCCCGGCGGCCAAACGGTATGCCCGCTCCCGCGGCGTGTCCCTCTCGTCGCTGGTCGAGCAATCGCTCAGGGAAATGGCCGGCGGGAACATGCAATCGTTCTCCATGCGGTGGCGAGGGAAGTTTCGGGCCGCGGAGCGTCACGATGACCCGCGCTACGACGCGTTGGCCAAGAAGTTCCTCCAGTGA
- a CDS encoding FAD-dependent oxidoreductase: MSAKRVVIVGGGFAGLSAAYTLMRRGITPLLLEANERVGGRGRGERVDGFSLDMGAFVFTSTYDTAFRMCEELGLPLVPSMMKFGHHRNGRWVTTTPDQSLWNFIRHLRTAIAMGFLSPAGMRAGFKVMREIHRQADYMSFASDSPIAAIDDDESFGDYMQRLNVPENLQLTLEAPLKMILGDPRPAGQALMRAYIGETMLHEGRVSMPERGIGSLSEALATYCADAIRVSTPVRRIVVADGSATGVVTDGETIEADAVICAVPGTKVADLVPELPAETRRALGAVSYSTGCRVVIGLDRSPLPPGWHGALFPEDDDAPLLLDRTAFLPSCAPPGKGILDLLIGRDRAKELIPLADEEIKRRMLGAARRNAPPGSAFPGDDEGLFYRVYRWEEALCMGTPGMLAAVAKIPEQLAGRIDNLFLAGDYMSVPSVNGALSSGQSAAIEVADRLKSRVS; the protein is encoded by the coding sequence ATGAGCGCCAAGCGGGTCGTCATCGTTGGCGGGGGATTCGCCGGGCTCAGCGCCGCCTACACGCTGATGCGGCGCGGCATCACGCCCCTGCTGCTCGAGGCCAACGAGCGCGTGGGGGGACGCGGCCGCGGCGAGCGGGTGGACGGGTTCTCCCTGGACATGGGCGCCTTCGTCTTCACCTCCACCTACGACACCGCCTTCCGCATGTGCGAGGAGTTGGGCCTGCCGCTCGTGCCGTCGATGATGAAGTTCGGCCACCACCGCAATGGACGCTGGGTGACGACGACGCCGGACCAATCGCTCTGGAATTTCATCCGGCACCTGCGGACGGCCATCGCCATGGGCTTTCTCTCGCCCGCGGGCATGCGGGCGGGGTTCAAGGTGATGCGGGAAATTCATCGCCAGGCCGACTACATGAGCTTCGCCAGCGACAGCCCCATCGCCGCGATCGACGACGACGAGTCCTTCGGCGATTACATGCAGCGGCTCAACGTGCCCGAGAACTTGCAGCTGACGCTCGAGGCGCCTCTCAAGATGATTCTGGGCGATCCGAGGCCCGCGGGACAGGCACTGATGCGGGCCTACATCGGCGAAACGATGCTGCACGAGGGCAGGGTCTCCATGCCCGAGCGCGGCATCGGCTCCCTGAGCGAGGCGCTGGCCACGTACTGCGCCGACGCGATTCGCGTATCGACCCCGGTCAGGAGGATCGTCGTCGCGGACGGGTCGGCGACCGGCGTGGTCACGGACGGCGAGACGATCGAGGCGGACGCGGTCATCTGCGCCGTCCCCGGCACCAAGGTCGCGGACCTCGTCCCCGAGCTGCCGGCGGAAACGCGCCGTGCGCTCGGCGCCGTCAGCTACTCGACCGGTTGCCGGGTGGTGATCGGCCTCGACCGCTCCCCGCTCCCTCCCGGCTGGCACGGCGCGCTATTCCCGGAGGACGACGACGCCCCGCTGCTGCTCGACCGGACGGCCTTCCTGCCCTCCTGCGCGCCGCCGGGCAAGGGCATTCTCGACCTGCTTATCGGGCGCGACCGCGCCAAGGAGCTCATCCCGCTCGCCGACGAGGAGATCAAGCGCCGCATGCTGGGCGCCGCGCGCCGCAACGCGCCGCCAGGCTCGGCGTTTCCCGGCGACGACGAGGGCCTCTTCTATCGCGTCTACCGCTGGGAAGAGGCGCTGTGCATGGGAACGCCGGGAATGCTCGCCGCGGTGGCGAAGATCCCGGAGCAGCTCGCTGGGCGCATCGACAACCTGTTCCTGGCCGGCGACTACATGAGCGTGCCGTCGGTCAACGGCGCACTCTCCAGCGGCCAAAGCGCCGCAATTGAGGTCGCGGACCGCTTAAAGTCTCGCGTCAGCTAG